The Neodiprion fabricii isolate iyNeoFabr1 chromosome 4, iyNeoFabr1.1, whole genome shotgun sequence genome window below encodes:
- the LOC124180161 gene encoding uncharacterized protein LOC124180161 isoform X3 — protein sequence MADSPNASPQVHVVGHASPPPPAPNNANQRESLPAPSRGPRTLLLRRGENGFGFTLRHFIVYPPESCYQMLPGHERARIDEPMDTIFVKQVRANSPASEAGLRTGDRVASVDGVPTRGEQYARVVQRIQQAGPWLRLIVVSKDDDILQRYFGETAHNPETNQRPRLRSPDRTSQKQRRSTSMIPGPTPRSRQSWVCSPPGSENQGTTLHPYKQQREEVYKDTKMLAPTQRRPLEAHNQETLYDHPERPQRRQKEQQNQIPQPFRQPPDSRFDLYDRTRPESIYSRPSNTEQIYDRIKDPIYERVRPSDVISKSLDQYPMSRAEPQVPIYRPGRRVVSRRASEGSGMASEVESQAYGSMDALKSSTPGSRLSMESRRDSSPASKESLSSYDSNSTLTGNEYSDDSVIMNRLRRSFEQKEEFLRRPSQPIGWLTPEEESKRIQREFYARPQKLQRQVWPPNEQQASRRQHSPTRNSVERNTRAPKPTNQSLQRVRGDLDSETEYSNQLDGENDDDVDDNDDDDEDDGDQPGIEEIQAKRDQFYSSLYDSNGQFVKENHFKYGPPVAGNNGNKINNDAQFRSSNTRSGNKAAFVTTLSRIHENVTSNQQGGGQDLRNGTSSLPSSPGPEKKNNDKFSVPPQGLQIVSRRAKQFESGRLLSDDDEPTSDRTNLYKSELSRLSSKRSVPNVAVRKREFESKAEAREPRRIPAHRESKSLESGRELSGNRVIPVGSKYIHCEPPAGYREIREMPAMETESMHLRARSNSAESWEAANSTSRRNARHTWQTEVEEEDAKRNKAKRQDSYLQAVKAQLERAPQQSLMRRQDAIREGNADVDGQQVSKTEDPNDPLFPTPILDLNQNSETNKTTPNIIVSSPQPVRPNQLSISNPLRPSESPENGSGFLTPADTDVETPEGISQILVPAPVPSPTNGVVIRRQKCSKAQQNNDEDRATRRVSYLKATWSERMHVDSDLELSDSEPVLALRSAHRRWRPPLFPGDITPLRRIFEDVTQAASLHRHSHRNSIAGGHSNSSGTVSLKDAEPVEREGPLHVKYTVLEGKRSTDRSWKQVWGVLRGPILYFYKDRHSQSPSSTGDGDAGQNVDVRCSLVDVAEDYTKRKHVLRVANPAAEVLLQSEDAASMALWLRALHKHAATEKSSDTATSTSKQQAVPQTPGPTTPSATAQGSQRSSPLPSHKGIRKFTSFRNRSPTGQSPVNKTRKPSQTMENLPSPKSKTWKGRVAKQLRRMHGQAESPSSPTSQLPPEGATFKIPLELCRPSTFSEYVPLIVEMCTRIVEERGLEVIGIYRVPGNTAAISQLTESVNKGFQNINLQDPRWSDVNVISSLLKSFFRQLPDSLLTADLYPMFIDADKIEDPQRRMATIRKLLRDLPEHHFETLKYLLFHLKKIVEHSEVNKMEAKNLAIVFGPTLVRASGSRDNMVTMVTDMSHQCRIVESLLNNVDWFFSEEDLDDLSRLSVNLSLPADGSEVEPTSIINHNLLLNNIHKVEGMREMVSARDIVSSIISAANRKIQRRRKGQDEPDNEEHDDDKSRTQQQVENSAASRQSMAMAERQCTVSEMVSMHENKSQSNQSASSSDSNTNFSGNSSATNSTLTQPKYSTSQQIGTTTSSESPRISDDVSQSTFDTISNISNFSNDTKQSNDEVAIRTYAGLSATTQERIRKFEQETKAMLQRDQPRQRREAEKREEERKRIEMEWQLAKQEMENDDLLDNIVVGAVTPTFFTERLSSSNTRLSGRSIDVNDSCNQSRTTATARILPISVAVQQQPTSQQKAQASSQLSSILGEKMNNGVVKKFKTDKEPSMDSLYLPPARYGSLDSLHEVHSHTSLSPSHQHRGLPGDVSDDGSDLLTSLTSTFDRKWKSLVNPPSQLTPSDPPPNKRDSSCNNCSTNHQPAEVYRDPSLHKTSTGDKIRPPHTKNDIPEKDTDSSVISDPTTPDNDRTIRNKLPETNITVNLLPENNTVIDAAEKDENPKKSNSKTDVSDLPYSSKVKRFESISKVEKPKIQSGNAGLACSSDTKLDEAKCPDTDDVDTSYSNKLQKFESLSKSNSDTRSRLKRSESLNKKSDNVTSKLKRSESLNKHSDRLASPTNSKLKRSESLNKHSDRSESPNSKLKRSESLTKTEKTECNISKRRQSVRKEGATKLKRKNGMPERSIKRRHTVGGTKDFDKVHWLDNKLQTEAEKVIKNDSKPTKSQLRTSSPDLSSNRVNVADTSFLIEVSFRGPSNVVFNVTNARPQSLPDANLASKVFKVPLESHV from the exons GTTGGCCACGCATCGCCACCTCCGCCAGCACCGAATAACGCCAACCAACGAGAAAGCTTGCCGGCTCCGTCCCGTGGACCGAGaactcttcttcttcgacgTGGTGAAAATGGCTTCGGATTCACTCTGCGACACTTCATCGTCTACCCGCCCGAGTCCTGCTAC CAGATGTTACCGGGACACGAGCGGGCCAGGATTGACGAGCCGATGGACACGATCTTCGTGAAACAGGTACGCGCCAATTCTCCGGCATCGGAAGCCGGGCTTCGGACAGGGGATCGAGTCGCGTCCGTCGACGGGGTGCCGACGAGGGGCGAGCAGTACGCTCGCGTGGTCCAGAGGATACAGCAGGCGGGTCCTTGGCTACGTCTAATCGTCGTTTCCAAGGACGACGACATTTTGCAACGG TATTTTGGTGAAACGGCACACAATCCCGAAACGAATCAACGACCTCGACTTCGCTCGCCGGACAGAACGTCGCAGAAGCAAAGGAGATCGACGAGCATGATACCAGGTCCGACACCCAGGAGCCGACAATCCTGGGTCTGTTCTCCAccgggttccgaaaaccaaggTACAACCCTTCATCCGTACAAACAACAGAGAGAAGAAGTCTACAAGGATACTAAAATGCTAGCACCGACCCAGCGGAGGCCTCTGGAGGCTCACAATCAGGAGACGCTCTACGACCATCCGGAGCGACCGCAGAGACGGCAGAAAGAACAGCAAAATCAAATTCCCCAGCCGTTCAGGCAGCCGCCGGATTCGAGATTTGACTTGTACGACAGAACGAGGCCCGAGTCGATATACTCGAGGCCGTCGAACACCGAGCAAATCTACGACAGGATAAAGGACCCGATTTACGAGAGGGTCCGACCCTCGGACGTGATCAGCAAATCGCTCGATCAGTATCCAATGTCCAGGGCTGAACCTCAGGTGCCGATTTACAGACCTGGAAGAAGGGTCGTCAGTCGGAGAGCCAGCGAAGGCAGCGGAATGGCCAGCGAAGTCGAGTCTCAGGCCTACGGTAGCATGGACGCCCTCAAGTCCAGCACTCCTGGTTCCCGGCTGAGCATGGAGTCCAGGAGGGATTCGAGCCCTGCCAGCAAGGAGAGTCTCTCCTCGTACGACTCGAATTCAACCCTGACCGGCAACGAGTACTCCGACGATTCTGTTATCATGAACAGATTGAGGCGGAGCTTTGAACAGAAAGAGGAGTTTCTCAGGCGACCGAGTCAGCCGATCGGATGGCTCACACCCGAGGAGGAGTCGAAGCGTATTCAAAGGGAGTTTTACGCAAGGCCGCAAAAACTTCAACGACAAGTATGGCCTCCCAACGAACAGCAGGCCAGTAGACGGCAACATTCTCCGACGAGAAACTCCGTTGAGAGAAATACCAGGGCTCCCAAACCTACGAATCAAAGTTTGCAGAGAGTTAGAGGTGATTTGGACAGCGAAACTGAGTATTCTAATCAGCTTGACGGAgagaacgacgacgacgtcgacgacaacgacgatgacgacgaagATGACGGAGATCAGCCTGGCATAGAGGAGATTCAGGCGAAACGTGACCAGTTTTATTCCTCTCTTTACGACAGCAACGGTCAGTTCGTTaaagaaaatcatttcaaGTACGGACCGCCTGTCGCAGGAAACAATGGCAATAAGATTAACAACGACGCGCAGTTCAGATCTTCGAATACGAGGAGCGGCAACAAGGCTGCCTTTGTAACGACGCTGTCGAGGATACACGAGAATGTCACGTCGAACCAGCAGGGTGGTGGTCAGGATTTGAGGAACGGAACTTCGTCTCTTCCCTCCTCGCCCGGAccggaaaagaaaaataacgataaattttcCGTACCGCCTCAAGGATTACAGATTGTGTCTCGCAGGGCTAAGCAGTTTGAGTCGGGACGACTGCTCAGCGACGATGACGAGCCGACTAGTGATAGAACTAATTTGTACAAAAGTGAATTATCTAGGTTATCAAGTAAACGAAGTGTTCCTAATGTGGCTGttagaaaaagagaatttGAATCCAAAGCTGAGGCCAGAGAACCAAGGAGAATACCAGCtcatcgagagagcaaatcaCTCGAGTCCG GGAGAGAATTGTCGGGGAATAGAGTTATTCCTGTAGGCAGCAAGTACATCCATTGCGAACCGCCGGCTGGATATAGGGAAATAAGAG AAATGCCCGCGATGGAAACTGAATCCATGCATCTAAGGGCACGAAGTAACAGCGCGGAGTCTTGGGAGGCAGCGAATAGCACGTCGCGACGAAATGCAAGGCACACTTGGcagacggaagtcgaagaggAAGATGCGAAAAGAAACAAGGCTAAGCGTCAAGACAGTTACTTACAGGCGGTTAAAGCCCAGCTTG AGCGAGCACCCCAGCAAAGTCTGATGCGACGTCAAGACGCGATCCGCGAGGGTAACGCCGACGTCGACGGTCAACAAGTGTCTAAAACCGAGGATCCAAACGACCCGCTATTCCCCACGCCAATATTAGACCTGAATCAGAATTCCGAGACAAATAAGACAACCCCGAATATAATCGTTAGCTCGCCTCAGCCAGTCAGGCCCAATCAACTTTCCATCTCGAATCCTCTGAGACCCTCGGAAAGCCCAGAGAACGGCTCTGGCTTCCTTACACCTGCTGATACTGACGTGGAGACCCCAGAAGGCATTTCTCAGATCCTAG TTCCTGCACCAGTCCCATCGCCGACGAACGGCGTGGTTATCAGGCGACAGAAGTGCTCTAAGGCCCAGCAGAACA ATGACGAGGATCGAGCGACCAGGAGAGTTTCCTACCTGAAAGCTACGTGGAGTGAACGCATGCACGTCGACAGTGATCTTGAGCTCTCAGACTCCGAGCCAGTTCTCGCTTTAAGAAG CGCCCACAGGCGATGGCGTCCGCCCCTCTTTCCCGGGGACATAACACCCCTACGACGCATCTTCGAGGATGTAACACAGGCGGCGTCGCTCCATCGTCACTCGCATCG CAACAGCATCGCTGGGGGTCACAGCAACTCGAGTGGCACCGTGAGTCTGAAAGACGCTGAACCCGTCGAGAGAGAAGGACCTCTTCACGTTAAATACACCGTCCTCGAAGGAAAG cgATCCACAGACCGTTCATGGAAGCAAGTCTGGGGAGTACTGCGAGGTCCGATTCTTTACTTTTACAAGGATCGTCACAGTCAG AGTCCGTCGTCGACGGGCGATGGCGATGCCGGACAAAACGTCGACGTACGATGTTCTCTGGTCGACGTTGCCGAGGATTATACAAAGAGAAAACACGTCCTCAGGGTCGCCAATCCAGCCGCCGAAGTTTTGCTTCAATCCGAGGATGCCGCCTCCATGGCTCTCTGGCTTCGCGCCCTCCACAAACACGCGGCGACCGAGAAATCATCC GACACTGCCACAAGTACGTCCAAACAGCAAGCGGTTCCTCAAACTCCGGGACCAACGACACCAAGCGCGACGGCTCAAGGCAGTCAGCGGTCGAGTCCATTGCCAAGTCACAAGGGAATCAGGAAATTCACGTCGTTCAGGAATCGATCTCCGACCGGGCAATCTCCTGTTAACAAAACGAGGAAGCCCAGTCAAACTATGGAAAACTTACCGTCGCCAAAAAGTAAAACTTGGAAGGGCAGGGTCGCCAAACAACTTAGGCGAATGCATGGCCAGGCTGAATCTCCGTCTTCTCCGACCTCTCAGCTGCCCCCCGAAGGTGCCACATTCAAGATTCCGCTGGAGCTGTGCCGACCA TCCACATTCTCCGAGTATGTACCGCTGATTGTGGAAATGTGTACCAGAATAGTTGAAGAGCGAGGACTTGAGGTTATTGGAATATACAGAGTACCAGGCAACACAGCTGCTATATCCCAACTGACTGAAAGTGTGAACAAGGGATTTCAGAATATCAATTTACAG gATCCAAGGTGGAGCGACGTCAACGTGATATCATCGCTGCTGAAATCGTTTTTCCGTCAGCTTCCGGATTCTCTATTAACCGCCGATCTTTATCCAATGTTTATAGACGCGGATAAGATAGAGGATCCTCAAAGGAGGATGGCGacgataagaaaattattgCGTGATTTGCCAGAACACCATTTTGAGACATTGAAGTATTTACTGTTTCATTTAAAGAAGATCGTTGAGCACAGTGAAGTGAATAAAATGGAGGCTAAAAACTTGGCTATTGTATTCGGACCGACTTTAGTTAGGGCCAGCGGTTCCAGGGACAACATGGTCACCATGGTTACCGACATGTCCCACCAATGCCGAATTGTTGAGAGCTTGTTGAATAAC GTCGATTGGTTCTTTTCTGAAGAGGATTTGGACGATCTGAGCAGATTGAGCGTCAATCTGAGCCTTCCAGCAGATGGAAGTGAAGTTGAACCGACATCCATCATAAATCACAATCTCCTCCTGAACAATATCCATAAAGTTGAAG GCATGCGCGAAATGGTCTCAGCTAGGGATATTGTATCCTCAATCATATCCGCAGCTAACAGGAAAATTCAGAGGAGACGAAAGGGACAGGATGAACCAGACAACGAAGAACATGACGACGATAAG TCAAGAACGCAACAACAAGTTGAAAACTCCGCCGCATCAAGACAAAGCATGGCAATGGCCGAACGTCAATGTACAGTGAGCGAAATGGTGTCGATGCACGAGAATAAGAGTCAATCGAATCAGTCGGCAAGTTCTAGTGACAGTAACACTAATTTTTCGGGAAATAGTAGCGCGACAAATTCTACCTTGACTCAACCTAAGTACTCGACGAGCCAGCAAATCGGTACTACGACATCGTCCGAATCTCCCAGAATCTCAGACGACGTTAGTCAGAGTACTTTCGATACGATATCAAATATATCTAATTTTTCGAACGATACGAAGCAAAGTAACGACGAAGTTGCCATAAGAACGTACGCCGGATTGAGCGCTACTACGCAAGAAAGAATAAGGAAATTTGAACAGGAGACTAAGGCGATGCTGCAAAGGGACCAACCTCGGCAGAGACGCGAGGCGGAAAAACGTgaggaggaaagaaaaagaattgaaatggAATGGCAGTTGGCAAAACAAGAAATGGAGAATGACGACCTTTTGGACAATATTGTCGTTGGAGCCGTGACGCCCACTTTTTTTACCGAAAGATTATCCAGCTCCAATACCAGACTTTCTGGTAGATCGATAGATGTCAACGATAGCTGTAACCAGTCGAGAACTACAGCTACGGCGCGAATACTGCCGATATCAGTTGCCGTGCAACAGCAACCAACGTCACAACAAAAAGCTCAGGCAAGCAGCCAGCTTTCTAGCATATTAGGGGAGAAGATGAATAACGGGgtcgttaaaaaattcaagactGACAAGGAG cCATCAATGGATTCTTTGTACCTTCCGCCGGCACGTTACGGCAGCCTCGACTCCCTGCACGAAGTTCACTCGCATACATCACTTTCGCCATCGCATCAGCATCGCGGTTTACCCGGAGACGTTTCTGACGATG GTAGCGATCTTTTGACTAGCCTCACGTCGACCTTTGACAGAAAATGGAAATCACTTGTGAATCCACCGAGTCAGTTGACGCCGTCCGATCCACCCCCAAACAAACGAGATAGCAGCTGCAATAATTGTTCTACGAATCATCAACCTGCGGAGGTCTATCGAGATCCCAGCCTCCACAAAACCTCTACAGGAGACAAGATACGTCCCCCACACACCAAAAAT GATATTCCAGAAAAAGACACGGACTCCAGTGTTATTTCTGACCCGACTACGCCCGATAACGACCGAACCATTCGTAATAAATTACCGGAAACAAATATAACTGTAAATTTATTACCGGAAAATAATACGGTGATAGATGCTgcagaaaaagatgaaaatccAAAGAAAAGCAACTCAAAGACTGATGTATCCGATCTGCCTTACAGTTCAAAAGTAAAACGTTTTGAATCCATAAGTAAAGTTGAAAAACCTAAAATTCAAAGCGGGAACGCCGGTTTGGCGTGCAGCAGCGATACCAAATTAGATGAAGCAAAATGTCCGGATACAGACGATGTTGATACTTCGTATTCAAACAAGTTACAGAAGTTTGAAAGCCTCAGTAAAAGCAACTCGGACACGAGATCGAGATTAAAGAGGTCAGAATCCTTGAATAAGAAATCGGACAACGTTACGTCGAAGTTGAAGCGATCGGAGAGCCTGAACAAACATTCGGATCGATTAGCTTCTCCTACCAATAGCAAATTAAAACGTTCGGAAAGCTTGAACAAACACTCTGACAGATCCGAATCGCCGAATAGTAAATTGAAGCGTTCGGAATCTCTAACTAAAACTGAGAAAACGGAATGTAATATAAGCAAGCGCAGACAGTCGGTGAGAAAAGAAGGTGCTACGaagttgaagagaaaaaacggaATGCCTGAACGATCCATAAAGAGGAGACACACGGTTGGCGGAACCAAggatttcgacaaagttcatTGGCTAGACAATAAGCTGCAAACGGAGGCTGAAAAGGTCATAAAAAACGACAGCAAGCCAACGAAGAGTCAACTTCGGACCAGCTCACCGGATTTGAGCAGTAATCGCGTCAACGTTGCCGATACCAGCTTTTTAATCGAAGTCAGCTTCCGAGGACCCAGCAATGTTGTTTTCAATGTTACTAATGCACGCCCGCAATCGCTACCGGACGCTAATCTTGCTTCGAAAGTATTTAAGGTTCCTCTTGAGAGCCATGTTTAA